tcagaactgggcagacacatggcaaatgacatttaatagagaaaagtgtaaggtactgcacgcaggaaataaaaatgtacattataaatatcatatgggagatactgaaattgaagaaggaatctatgaaaaagacctaggagtttttgttgactcagaaatgtcttcatctagacaatgtggggaagctataaaaaNNNNNNNNNNNNNNNNNNNNNNNNNNNNNNNNNNNNNNNNNNNNNNNNNNNNNNNNNNNNNNNNNNNNNNNNNNNNNNNNNNNNNNNNNNNNNNNNNNNNNNNNNNNNNNNNNNNNNNNNNNNNNNNNNNNNNNNNNNNNNNNNNNNNNNNNNNNNNNNNNNNNNNNNNNNNNNNNNNNNNNNNNNNNNNNNNNNNNNNNNNNNNNNNNNNNNNNNNNNNNNNNNNNNNNNNNNNNNNNNNNNNNNNNNNNNNNNNNNNNNNNNNNNNNNNNNNNNNNNNNNNNNNNNNNNNNNNNNNNNNNNNNNNNNNNNNNNNNNNNNNNNNNNNNNNNNNNNNNNNNNNNNNNNNNNNNNNNNNNNNNNNNNNNNNNNNNNNNNNNNNNNNNNNNNNNNNNNNNNNNNNNNNNNNNNNNNNNNNNNNNNNNNNNNNNNNNNNNNNNNNNNNNNNNNNNNNNNNNNNNNNNNNNNNNNNNNNNNNNNNNNNNNNNNNNNNNNNNNNNAGAGACacaaccgaaccaggtaactacagaccaataagcctgacttctattacatgaaGTCAGCATGGTTTAGGagagggagatcatgtctaactaacctgcttgatttttttgaggatgcaacatcaacaatggataagtgcaaagcatatggcatggtttatttagatttccagaaagcatttgacaaggtcctgcataaaagattaattctcaaactgagtgCAGTAGGGATTGAAAGAAATgcacgtacatggattagggaatggttaacatgtagaaaacagaaagtactgattagaggagaaatctcaaaatagagcgaggtaaccagtggagtaccatagggatcagtattagttcctgtgctattcctaatctacattaatgatttagattctggtatagtaagcaaacttgctacatttgcagatgacacaaaaataggactagcaaacattgttgcagcaccaaaggtcattcaaaatgatctagacagcattcagaactgggcagacacatggcaaatgacatttaatagagaaaattgtaaggtactgcacgcaggcaataaaaatgtgcattataaatatcatatgggagatactgaaattgaatctatgaaaaagaccaagaaatttatgttgactcagaaatgtcttcatctagacaatgtggggaagctataaaaaaaggccaacaagatgctggGATATATagggaaaagtgttgaatttaagtcaaaggaagtaatgctaaaactttacaatgcatcagtaagacctcatctacaaTATTATTcggggtttaaaaggcatgtcatatgcagacaggcttaaagaattaaatcgatctgattcaagtattcaaaaatctaaaaagtattgacagtgtggacccaagggactttttcaacctgaaaatagaaacaaggaccaggggtcacaaatgtagattcgataaaggggcattcagaacagaaaataggaggcacttttttacacagagaattgtgggagtctggaaccaactcaacagtaatgttgttgaagctgaccccCTGGGATCCTttgaaactgcttgatgagattctggggtcaataagctactaacaaccaaataagcaagatgagccaaatggcctcctctcgtttgtaaactttcttatatttttatgttttcttcttatgttcttattacagcCAAGATGGTTTTACTATTAGACTTGATTCAGGGAATTGTATGTTTGAGATGGCACAGATGGTAACGCAGGGAAGACAGTCTGATTGAACTTACTGTGTCATCCTGTCACTATGTGATCATCCATTTTTTCCTTCAATAATGACTACGAAATTAGGGTCTAAATAAGGATCTTAAACAGCAAAACACTTTACCCATTTTCCTGTTTCTAGAAAGACTGCAAGTTAGTGGCTGTCAAACATTTTGAGCTATAAAATTACAAAGCCAAATATAGCTGCTGTTAAGTAGTCTTGAACCACAGGGCAATAACATTCAACTACCATCATGCTGCAGTTTAATAGATATAATAGATTTAGAGTGCAGTGGCTTCATCTAAAAATTATCACGTATCTAAGTTGATGTTAAGAGCTTTCCACTTACCAGTTTCCCTGTCTCTTAAAAGAGGTTTctactttgtttatttaaacacattttcagtcactgctgtaaattaaaaatacaagctatcatgaagaaatacattaaaataacctACACCTGCAGTATGTACAGGACATGTGCAAATATATATGGACAGGAGACTATTGTCTTCATGTATTTCCAGATTCTGAAAACGTGTGGTAAAAAATGGAGTTTCAGAGTTTTATTGCAATTGTATAGACACCTCCTAAATATTGATACTCTGAAAATTGGTGTTGACATGCACTAGATTGCCATAACCAATTTTATTAGTTGGACatttctatgtacagtatatatacacacactgagtgtacaaaacaggaacacctgctctttccatgaaatagactggcgaggtgaatccaggtgaaagctatgatcccttattgatgtaacctgttaaatccacttcagtcagtgtagatgaaggggagacaggttaaagaaggatttttaagccttgacacaattgagacatggattgtgtatgtgtgccattcagagggtacataggcaagacaaaatatttaagtgcctttgaacggggtatggtagtaggtgccaggcgcactggtttgagtgtgtcaagaactgcaatgctgctgggttttttacgcttaacagtttcccgtgtgtatcaagggtGGTCCACCACcgaaaggacatccagccaacggcaggccagtggtcgaaaacggctcatagATGAAAGAGGCTGACAGAGCAACAgactggctacagttagtcaactgacagtccagtataacactggtgccaaaagacccataaaagaatgcacagctcgtagtaccttgacatgaatggggtatggcagccgaccaCCTAACAGAGATCCActtctttcagaaaaacacaaggaactgcagttgcagtgggctaaggaacgaaaacactggacactggaggattggaaaaacatggACTTGTATGATGAATCCTGATTCCTGCTATTTCACActaatgggaggactagggtatggagaaaaccacatgagtacatgcatcaatcatgctgcgtgtcaacattgcaggctggtggtggtggtgtgatggtgtggggtgtgctttcatggcacacattgggccccttgataaaagtggaacaacatcattgccaatcaggtgcatcccttcatggcagcagtgtatccatctgctaatggattttttcagcaggataaggCCCCATGCCATAAggttaggattgtccaggaatagTTCCACAAaaatgacagtgaattcagcttactgcagtggcctgcccagtcaccagatcacaatctaattgagcatctgtgggatgagatggaacgagtcattcggagtagagatccactaccagccaacttgacacaactgtgggaagctttggagtcaacatgggccagcatccctgaggaaagctttcaacaccttgtagaatccatgccccgacaaattgaagctgttctgagggcaaaagggggtgcaactcaatattaggaaggtgttcctaatgttttgtacactcagtgtatatacaaagtgtacacctcctttcaaaatgttcaccttttgctgccttatagcttggaattaaaatgcattaaaatagttttttttttttttttttttttcatttatttacacatcctaccccacaacttctaagtgaaaaaaatattctagaaattcaggtgtaaccaatcacctccagaatcacacaccaagttaaatggcctccacctgtgttaaattgtagtgcgtcacatgattttaggataaattcagcagttcctgtaggttctctctgctgggtagtgcatttcaaagcaaagactcaaccatgagcaccaaggcgctttcaaaagaactccgggacaaagttgttgaaaggcacagatcaggggatgggtataaaaaaaatatcaaaggccttgaatatcccttggagcacgatcaagacgattattaagaagtggaaggtgtatggcaccaccaagaacctgcctagatcaggccgtccctccaaactggatgaccatgcaagaaggagactgatcagagaggttaccaagaggccaatggcaactttgcaagagctacaggcttttatggccaagactggtcaaaatgtgcatgtgacaacaatatcccaagcactccacaaatctggcctgtatggtagggtggcaagaaggaagccattactcaataaagcccaccttgagtcctgtttgaagtatgcaaaaaaaacactcaggagattctgtagccatgtggcaagaagttttgtggtctgacaaaacaaaaattgaactttttggcctaattgCAAAtcaggaagttcaccttttagcatgacaatgacccaaagcacacagccaaagctgcactggtaaggaacaaaaaggtaaatgcccttgagtggcccagtcagagtcccaacCTGAATCCAATCGTGGCATgacctgaagattgctgtccatcaacgctccccaaggaacttgacagagcttgaacagtttgcaaagaatggtcaaatattgccaaatctaggtgtgcaaagttggtagagacctatcataacagactcacagctgtaattgctgccaaaggtgcttccaccaagtattaactcaggaaagtggagacttatccagttacgatctttcagttttctatttttaatatataatttttttctcaataaaaacttttttttccccttaacagtgtggagtattgtgtgcagataagtggaaaaaaatcctcatttaaatgcatgaaactctgaggcactgacacaacaaaatgtgaaaaaaaaaaaattcaagggggtgtatatATGTATGAAAAACATCACTATTCACACCCTCTGTAGGTTGTAGTAAATATGTTTATAAAGCCCTTTACCATTGAGAATAATTATACAGGGGGGAAAACATGCATGAATAGAGTGCATGATCTCACTGTGAGCAACGGTTTGGATTAAAAGCTTGCTAGAGGCCTCTTTGCAAGCACACTGATCGTAACACCAGGGTGCAATTTTCAATTCATACATAAATTAAACTGAGGAGGAAGAAGGCTGTGACTGCACAGAATATGAAAATGCATTGCAAGCAGGGTTGGAGCTTGGGAGAGAGGTCAGTGTGTTCAAATAACTTTCTGAACTTTCCTGGCAGATGACATCAGGTGGGATGTTAATACATACACAGGTAGATAATGTAGTGTGGTGGCTGATGGAAAGTCAGGATAGTAAATGatctgtataaaaatgtaaagctgtaatGCTGCTTTCAAAGACCTTCAaaggtgtttttctcttttatgtGCAGTATAATTGTTGTGCGTCCCACACAAAAAGCAGACATATTCTGGTTTAAGAACAATGTGCAATGTAGTAGTAAAACAAGATGTAAGCAATTAGATGTTAAATAGTGAAGATGTCAAGGAGttcctgagtggtgcatctggtaaaggcactccatatAGAGTACAGGATGCACCTTATAGCCTgtcggtttgagtccaggctattccactactAACTGCTGACTGTGGTCGGGAGTCGGGCTGAAAAACAgtaattgggcttaccaaattggggagaaaataagaaaaataattggttactccaattattattcttaaaagtgaaaatgtatttttgtagccTCTGAATGTGGAAAGTAGCACCATGAACATAAATAGTATTTAGTGACAATTTAGTACCAACCTTGCACATAAAGCTACTTTTTTATGACATTAATAATCTGGGTTTGCTTTCTGAAAAATTGAAGTGCAACTAACACAAACCCTTATGAGAATGCAGTAAaccaataaaatgaaaatgatcaTGAGATGCTGAAGATTTAAATGTGTGAAAGATATAAAGATAGATTCTAAAATGCCTGGGTTTAACTCCAGCCATGAGCAAATAGCTTATGACAGAGTGGCAGAATAAACATTTTTATCTTACTTTATGAACACTGCACTGTCCCTGGGGACTCTCAGGATGCTAATAAACGAAAGCCTGCGACTGGAAATCATATTAATAAAGTAGACAGTTTCCCAATTCAACATTAAGCTTCCAATAACCAGCTGATGTGCCACAAAATTTGTTTTCATCAAGTGACTCATCATGGCCGTGGTTTTATATACCTCAATAACCATACCGGTTTTCTATGAGAGGATTTAAGGGTATAACTTTTTGGTTGAGTCTGAAATTGAATGACAATAAATGGGTATCCTTCACTTTTATAGCTCATACTACAGTTGACGATACTGAAAAAATTGTGATAACTGCAATTattgtggtgtgtgttttcatttagatGTCGCTGGTtagtccctcgctaaaccgaGGACAGGCTACCTGggataattataaaaataaaaaaaccctgcaCATGTATATGGctcaatttgaaatgtattttccttttatCAAAAACACAATTTCTGTAATGTGTCTTCATACACATTATGaatgactgtacagtatacaaatagTGACATCAAAATGAATACCAAGTGCATTTTTTCACTTTGGCATATAGGCTACTGTTCTACACATTACTGTAGAATAGggaaataatattatttaaagttgAAACTGAATGAATTTAGTAGTTGTTTTTTTACCCAACTACTTCAATcgtacacacaaacaaaatagttTTAGACACACGGGTCTCATTTGCACAAATCCTCATtcttatatttatttgaaaatggctTTCAATTACCATCGACAGGCTGGAATTGAAACGGAGGCAACATAAAGGTGAAAGGATTTGGCTCTCCTGGTAATCACGTCATGTTAAAATAACCCATGTCTTATTTCTTTATGGTCGGTACATTTGCATCCAAGATATCACTCAAATCCCATTAACAAGATTCAGTAAATTACTGTGAGTTCAGGGTGCAGTTAGAAAACCCACGCCTTCAGGAAATTTCAGAGTCAAAATATTACCAGATCATGTTTGAAATCAAATTTGTACACAAATAAGTGCAGTGTTACATTGAGTCAAGACtagtttataatttatttaagcaAGCTAACTAGATCTGCCATCTTTGATAAAAAGTACAACTGGATTTAATCTCAATATGGAACACCCGCTTTGATCATGCCCCCATCCAACCCTAATTTTGCCATTCTTGCTCTAAAACAAGGCACCCTCCCCCAGACACCTGTAGCAAGAGCTTTTAGACCAATGCAAGTAAAAGGTATTTATTAAAATCTTTAAagtgcaaataaaatacataaaaaaccgTACACATTAAAATACTTAATGTACATGAAAATCTGTAGTGACAAACAGTTTTGTCTGTGCAAGTGTTATGCCCATTCAAGTATCCATGttcttttccacattttaaaaagatttatataaaaagCTAGTACTGCAGGAGATGTTATTCCAGGAGGGTATGGCATGTAATACCAACACTCCTTCAACTATCACATGAAATAACCAGTTTAATATAAAATTCTGAAGCCCGTTTAGAAGTCTGCATCCAATGTGAACGTTTTCTCTGTTGGCTTGGACATCACGCCCATTCTCTGATACTCTCCTACCCGCTTCTCAAAAAAGTTGGTCTTTCCTTCCAGTGAGATGTTCTCCATAAAATCAAAAGGATTCTCAGCTCTGAAGATCTgtagaaaaacaaatgcatcagaAAACCTTTTGCAAGAGTATAAACTGGTCCCCAAGGGAACACTTAAGAAGTGTCTACCTAAACCTTACTGGGATGCAACTAGACTACTAAACTTAGAATAAATGGGatagattatttttaaaagtgaccATTAAGTGCTAGTCTATTAGTTTTAATGGAGGCTTCAAAATAGGTCAAATCACTGAGGAGGGGTACACAGTATAGCATGTAAACTGTAGCGAGTAACCAACCTCTCTGTGCATTCTGGTTATATAATGTGTTGGACTGAAAATGGACCAAGAAGGAAAAATGTGTTTCAAGAATTAAATGAAATTGGACATATGTTCATTCTCATTCATTAACATAAGCCAAGTCAATAAACAAAATTACCTTGCTGAAACCCAGCTCCAGCATCAGCCTATCGGCCACAAACTCAATGTACTGTTTCATTAAAGTGCAGTTCATTCCAATCAAGTTCACTGGCAACGAATCTGTTAaaaactccttaaaaaaaaaaaaaaaaaaaaaaaaaaaaaaaaaattatatatattttttttttttttttaagttactcaAAGCAGGTGTGTAGGAAGGAAAGGAATGGAGAAAAAAAGGATGAAGCATTATATAGATCATTGTTATCTTggcttttataatgttttattgttagtttACCTTGAGGTTAAtatttttgatgttgtaaacttTTATACATAAAAAACCCACATATACACAACTGTGccgagatgggaagtaaatggcaacataataacatttacagtgcatCATTTAGGGTTTATAAGAAGAGCGCCAAATAGAAAGCAGATGCAGGTGTTTCTAAAGAGATTCTCCTGCCTCTACTATTGCAACTGTGGTAGCATTCAGTAGAGCAAAAATTGTGAAGGGCACTTGAGCTGAAACCAGATCTATTTCTTAGCAGaagcccttacccagggtgacttacagttgcatacaaaaaatacatgtcaaaattattgtacaattaacagcaagatacaaaatacaatgacttcagtcctaataagatcAAAGACAAACCACATtacaatttgatatcggggcagttcaagagcagataagtgttgatagttacatcaaggttagatatgagtgcaagtgaaatacaagatactacagattgggttaagtgcaggattaaatacaggaaaatagggagcagatacatgcaagttaaagtgcattaaaggcagatcTAGATAACTCACTTACCTGTTCTATCCGGACAGCATCCTTGATGATTTCATTTACTTTTTCTTCTGAGGGTTTACGCACTAGGTGCTTGAACATAAGGCATGCAAAGTCGCAGTGCAAACCctggaattaaaaaacaaaacaattaagtcAACCACAATTGACGCTTGGGGGACAGCTGGCAATAAAGACAGTGCACAGCTATAGAGACCCAAGAGAAATTGTATGGCACATCCATTAGAAGAATGGTACAgtatatcattaaaaaacaaacccagtACCAATGTAGATTAAAAACACCATGGGAGAGACCATCATAATAATTTCATTCACTACAAGTGGTAATAAAGCACACATGGTTTCACTGTTCTGAGCAGGCCAAGTCAAGCTGTGGAaccacaacataaaaataaataaaaaaaaaaatgtaaaaagttttcACAGACCAACCTCATCTCTGCTAATGAGTTCATTGGAAAAAGTAAGCCCTGGCATCAACCCTCGTTTCTTCAACCAGAATATAGAAGCAAATGATCCAGAGAAAAAAATTCCTTCAACTGCAGCAAAGGCCACAACACGTTCACCTGAGATGTAAAGAAACTAGTTAACACAACACTAAAAACTTaaatttgccattttaaaaacCAACTTCATGTTAGAAATAGTCAAGTGAGCCACTGTTCAAATACAGGGCAAAGGCTAGCAACTCACCATATTGTGCGTCCTTGTTTCCAATCCAGTTCATAGCCCAGTCAGCCTTCCTTTTAACACATGGCAAGGTTTCAATGGCATTAAACAGGTACTCCCTAATGAGGTGGGGGGggataaaatagtttattttccaCAAAAAAGTATGCAACACTTAATTTTAAAATTAGGTGGTAAACATGTTATTGCAGCCCCCCAGTTATTCATTTGAGTCTGTACAGAAGAAAGCTGTCACATTTACATGAAGACAGATCAGGTATAGAATGCATAAGT
The Polyodon spathula isolate WHYD16114869_AA chromosome 5, ASM1765450v1, whole genome shotgun sequence DNA segment above includes these coding regions:
- the LOC121315396 gene encoding ribonucleoside-diphosphate reductase subunit M2-like — translated: MLSAHSPLSSKNENTIVSNMTNMCLTDKENTPPSMNTTRILASKTARRIFEETEVTKNNTIQEEPLLKDNPRRFVIFPIQYHDIWQMYKKAMASFWTAEEVDLSKDIAHWESLRKEERFFISHILAFFAASDGIVNENLVERFSQEVQVTEARCFYGFQIAMENIHSEMYSLLIDTYIKDPTEREYLFNAIETLPCVKRKADWAMNWIGNKDAQYGERVVAFAAVEGIFFSGSFASIFWLKKRGLMPGLTFSNELISRDEGLHCDFACLMFKHLVRKPSEEKVNEIIKDAVRIEQEFLTDSLPVNLIGMNCTLMKQYIEFVADRLMLELGFSKIFRAENPFDFMENISLEGKTNFFEKRVGEYQRMGVMSKPTEKTFTLDADF